Genomic segment of Pirellulales bacterium:
GGGGCGAATCCCTAGTTGGTTCTTTGTCGGAACGGCCATTACTGCGCTAGCAGTATCGTGAGTTCCTGGCGCAACGACCGCCACGCGATTCATGCCGATTGCGCTGGCAACGCTTTCGGTCAACACCCCCAGCTTTGTTCCTGGTGGTACAATGTCGCCGAGAATTCGCACCGGCAGACTGAATCGATCCAAGAGTTCGGAGGCCCAGCGGCCTTCGACGGGATTGAAAAACTGGGTAGTGGTCGCGTTGGTCATCTCGACCGACTTGGCGCCACTCAGCAGCCAGTGAAAAGCATCGGGCATCAATAGCATCGTTTCGGCACAGTCGAGCAACGACGAGTCGTGTGCCTGCATTGCCAGCAATTGATAAAGAGTGTTGATCTGCAAAAACTGCAACCCGGTTTGCGCAAATATCTGATCGCGCGGGACGATCGAAAAAGCTCGGTTCATCATGCCATCCGTGCGAGCGTCACGGTAGCAAACGGGATTGCTGAGTAGTTCGTCGAGGCGATCTAGCAGTACAAAATCGACTCCCCAGGAATCAACACCGATACTGGCTATTCGGTCGCCATACCGACTTTGGGCAGCCTTCAGCCCTGCCAAAACTTGCTGCCACTGGCCTAGCAGATTCCAATACAAGCGGCCGGCAGCGGCGATGGGGCTATTGTCAAAACGGTGCAACTCTTCGAGTTCAAGGCGGTTGCCATCAAATTGTCCGACGACATGGCGTCCGCTCGACGCCCCTAGATCAATCGCGACATAGCAGGTTTTCGATGCACACATACCGGTACTCGACAAGCTTGTTCAAAGCCCGTTTCCAAAAGGACTTGCGGCTTTCTGGAGGTCGTAATTACCACGGGGGTAATTGTAACAGTCGGGCGACCGTTTTCGCTTCTGCTATCACACCTTACAACCGTCACAAATTGAAGTGCCCGACCAAAATTTGCCGATACCGATTCATAGCTGTCATATAGTTGACTTAGGTAAGCAACATTATTATGATTTGGCTGTTCGGCACTAAGCGACCCGACGGCCTTCAATTGGTCTTATGGGAAATCCAGCCATGACGAGTGCCGCTGTCCAGACAATGCCTGAAACAGCTTCCTATCAAATTCCGACGTTGCCGAAGCTTCGCGTTTACACGCCGCCAGAGCAAATTGCCAGCGAAGCACAGGCAATTACGGATAAGCCAGCGCCTGTTCCAACCCCA
This window contains:
- a CDS encoding rhamnulokinase; the protein is MCASKTCYVAIDLGASSGRHVVGQFDGNRLELEELHRFDNSPIAAAGRLYWNLLGQWQQVLAGLKAAQSRYGDRIASIGVDSWGVDFVLLDRLDELLSNPVCYRDARTDGMMNRAFSIVPRDQIFAQTGLQFLQINTLYQLLAMQAHDSSLLDCAETMLLMPDAFHWLLSGAKSVEMTNATTTQFFNPVEGRWASELLDRFSLPVRILGDIVPPGTKLGVLTESVASAIGMNRVAVVAPGTHDTASAVMAVPTKNQLGIRPNWCYISSGTWSLMGVEVQKPVINDKCLALNFTNEGGIGGTTRLLKNICGLWLVQECRRVWNEAGKSYTWDHLAAAAAASKPLVSLIDPDDAGFLGPTDMPAAIREFCRRTKQAIPADDGAVVRCVLESIAMQYRRVLGWLEELIGGRIETIHIVGGGANNRQLCQMASDACNRRVLAGPTEATAIGNLMMQAVAAGEVESIEAAREVIRRSFSVVEYQPVNAAIWDEHFSCYLQLASV